From Coffea arabica cultivar ET-39 chromosome 9c, Coffea Arabica ET-39 HiFi, whole genome shotgun sequence, one genomic window encodes:
- the LOC140014301 gene encoding peroxisome biogenesis protein 16-like, translating into MEAYKRWVRANKDYVHSLESLANGLTWLLPERFSGSEIGPEAVTSFLGIITAVHEHIIETTPTQRNAGQVESSSFPYSLCITLLKDLETLVEVAAQQIFGDDRKWNFIAATEATKVLVRLAIFWNSGYKMVLHGGESVNIEKGQDAYNSQQRQGHFAYPGNLNGTYYYGQATWNLEGRALSALSRFGANARMVSEPTWLRRVQHQQAIMEPPIKTAEKPSLSSILSEKGVYGGLFLMGEVMFIVRPLVYVLLIRKNGTQSWFPWFTSLAIDLIANGVLSYVTALRTIRKDPLFDLSNQERDELRRRKLMWALYLMRDPFFMKYTRKRLDHTQKLLEPVPVIGLFAEKLIELAIGAQTRYTYMSGS; encoded by the exons ATGGAAGCTTACAAGAGGTGGGTCAGGGCAAATAAAGACTACGTGCATTCACTGGAGTCTCTTGCCAAT GGCTTGACATGGCTTCTTCCAGAACGGTTTTCAGGGTCAGAAATTGGACCAGAAGCAG TAACTTCATTTTTGGGCATAATCACTGCTGTACATGAACACATCATCGAGACAACTCCAACTCAAAGAAACGCTGGGCAGGTTGAGTCCTCTTCCTTCCCATACTCACTATGCATAACTTTGCTTAAGGACTTGGAAACATTGGTTGAAGTTGCAGCTCAACAAATTTTTGGTGATGATAGAAAATGgaacttcattgctgccacagAGGCTACCAA GGTGTTAGTTAGGCTAGCTATATTTTGGAACAGTGGGTACAAAATGGTCTTGCACGGTGGAGAGTCTGTAAATATTGAGAAGGGACAAGATGCTTATAACTCCCAACAGAGGCAAGGGCACTTTGCCTATCCTGGAAACCTTAATGGGACTTATTATTATGGTCAGGCTACATGGAATCTTGAAGGAAGGGCACTGTCGGCTTTGAGTAGGTTTGGAGCAAATGCcaggatggtttctgagccgacATGGTTGCGTAGGGTTCAACACCAGCAAGCAATCATGGAGCCTCCAA TTAAGACAGCTGAGAAACCTAGCCTTTCCAGCATCTTGTCAGAAAAAGGTGTTTATGGGGGCTTGTTTCTGATGGGGGAAGTAATGTTTATTGTAAGGCCTCTTGTTTATGTGTTACTGATAAGAAAGAATGGCACTCAGTCTTGGTTTCCATGGTTTACGTCGCTGGCCATAGACCTAATTGCAAATGGTGTTCTTTCATATGTGACTGCATTGAGGACTATCAGGAAAGACCCCCTTTTTGATCTTTCCAACCAAGAGAGGGATGAG CTAAGGAGGAGGAAGCTTATGTGGGCTCTTTACCTTATGAGAGATCCTTTCTTTATGAAGTACACACG GAAAAGACTTGACCATACCCAAAAGCTACTAGAGCCTGTACCTGTCATAGGGTTGTTTGCAG AAAAACTTATTGAACTTGCTATTGGAGCACAGACCCGCTACACCTACATGTCAGGTTCAtga